The proteins below come from a single Gordonia sp. X0973 genomic window:
- a CDS encoding linear amide C-N hydrolase produces the protein MCTRVMWPDANGSVVVGRNMDFHMDLHTNLWKLPRGIERDDRVNGKLRWTAKYGSVIAGVFDLLSADGINEKGLAGHVLWLAESEYGEPDESRPQLSMSVWMQYYLDNFATVAEAVEWTKANNPQVIPMDDPTGGSKPAIHLALDDARGDSVVFEYIDGKLDVYHSDEYWVMTNSPSYDQQLELVKKVEGLGGDDPLPGTCDAKDRFARALYYVKHQVQPKSQTQAIAAMFSIIRNAAQPFRTPEPGKPDASQTLWQTVSDLTNLRYVFESTTAPNIVWVDLADLDFAEGSGEEKLDLVKGLETEGGLSGNVTGKFRKRRKFHIVSIEQAANLGKVVAEAHEAIAKGKDVQDLVDEKYAELIDSE, from the coding sequence ATGTGCACTCGCGTTATGTGGCCCGATGCCAACGGCTCGGTCGTCGTCGGCCGAAACATGGACTTCCACATGGATCTCCACACCAACCTGTGGAAGCTCCCCCGCGGCATCGAGCGCGACGACCGAGTGAACGGCAAGCTCAGGTGGACGGCGAAGTACGGAAGCGTCATCGCCGGTGTCTTCGACCTGCTCTCGGCGGACGGGATCAACGAGAAGGGTCTCGCCGGTCACGTCCTGTGGCTCGCCGAATCCGAATACGGCGAGCCGGACGAGTCGCGCCCGCAGCTGTCGATGTCGGTGTGGATGCAGTATTACCTGGACAACTTCGCGACCGTCGCCGAAGCCGTCGAGTGGACCAAGGCGAACAACCCGCAGGTGATCCCGATGGACGATCCGACCGGCGGCAGCAAACCCGCCATCCACCTGGCCCTCGACGACGCTCGGGGCGATTCGGTGGTCTTCGAGTACATCGACGGCAAGCTGGATGTCTACCACTCCGACGAGTACTGGGTGATGACCAACTCGCCGTCGTACGACCAGCAACTCGAGCTGGTCAAGAAGGTCGAGGGGCTCGGCGGCGACGACCCGCTCCCCGGCACCTGCGATGCGAAGGATCGGTTCGCGCGCGCCCTCTACTACGTCAAGCACCAGGTGCAGCCGAAATCGCAGACGCAGGCCATCGCGGCGATGTTCAGCATCATCCGCAACGCCGCCCAGCCCTTCCGCACGCCGGAGCCGGGTAAGCCCGACGCCTCGCAGACCCTGTGGCAGACCGTCAGCGACCTGACCAACCTGCGCTACGTCTTCGAGTCGACGACCGCGCCGAATATCGTGTGGGTCGACCTCGCCGACCTCGACTTCGCCGAGGGCTCCGGCGAGGAGAAGCTGGACCTGGTCAAGGGACTGGAGACCGAGGGCGGACTCTCCGGCAACGTGACCGGAAAGTTCCGCAAGCGCCGCAAGTTCCACATCGTCTCGATCGAGCAGGCCGCGAATCTGGGCAAGGTCGTGGCCGAGGCGCACGAGGCCATCGCCAAGGGCAAGGACGTACAGGACCTCGTCGACGAGAAGTACGCCGAGCTGATCGACTCCGAGTAG
- a CDS encoding NADH:flavin oxidoreductase, with protein MSTTSPSAPVPDPFSPTTLGPMPVRNRLIKCATFEGMTPDALVTDDLVEFHREHAAGGVGICTVAYCAVSPGGRTDRHQIWLRPEAVDGLRRLTAAIHGEGAKAAAQIGHAGPVANSVSNRAPALAASAIPAPMGMSITHSPDAHEIAGLVTTFADAARIAVDAGFDALELHCGHNYLLSSFLSPLLNRRRDAYGGSLVNRARFAREVAAAVREAVGPDVAVWAKLNMYDGTPRRGPLRGFDVDEACEVARLFEADGHLDAIEPTAGSSLLNPMYLFHGDAPRKEFADAFHGAMKWGLRVGGPVFLKHYPYTDAYLLPLAQQLRQAVRMPLILLGGITDRSSIDTAMAQGFDFVAMGRALLREPDLPMRIAADPSTTSRCTHCNLCMPTIYSHTRCPIRTGEVPA; from the coding sequence ATGAGCACGACATCGCCCTCCGCCCCGGTCCCCGACCCGTTTTCGCCGACGACCCTCGGCCCGATGCCGGTGCGCAACCGGCTCATCAAGTGCGCGACCTTCGAGGGCATGACCCCCGACGCGCTGGTCACCGACGACCTCGTCGAATTCCACCGCGAACACGCCGCGGGCGGCGTGGGGATCTGCACCGTCGCCTACTGCGCCGTCAGCCCGGGCGGCCGCACCGACCGCCACCAGATCTGGCTGCGGCCAGAGGCCGTCGACGGCCTGCGCCGCCTCACCGCCGCGATTCACGGCGAGGGCGCCAAGGCGGCCGCGCAGATCGGCCACGCCGGTCCGGTCGCCAACTCCGTGTCGAACCGCGCCCCGGCCCTGGCCGCCAGCGCCATCCCGGCCCCGATGGGGATGTCGATCACGCACTCCCCCGACGCCCACGAGATCGCCGGACTCGTCACGACCTTCGCCGACGCCGCGCGGATCGCCGTCGACGCCGGATTCGACGCACTGGAACTGCACTGCGGCCACAACTACCTGCTGTCGAGCTTCCTCTCGCCGCTGCTGAACCGCCGCCGCGACGCCTACGGCGGTTCCCTGGTGAACCGGGCCAGGTTCGCCCGCGAGGTGGCCGCGGCCGTGCGCGAGGCCGTCGGGCCGGATGTCGCCGTCTGGGCCAAACTCAACATGTACGACGGCACCCCGCGACGCGGCCCGCTGCGCGGTTTCGACGTCGACGAGGCCTGCGAGGTCGCCCGGCTGTTCGAAGCCGACGGCCACCTCGACGCGATCGAGCCCACCGCGGGCAGTTCGCTGCTGAACCCCATGTACCTGTTCCACGGCGACGCCCCGCGCAAGGAGTTCGCCGACGCCTTCCACGGCGCGATGAAGTGGGGGCTGCGGGTCGGCGGCCCGGTCTTCCTCAAGCACTACCCCTACACCGACGCCTACCTGTTGCCCCTCGCGCAGCAGCTCCGGCAGGCCGTGCGGATGCCGCTGATCCTGCTCGGCGGGATCACCGACCGCTCGTCTATCGACACGGCGATGGCCCAAGGTTTCGACTTCGTCGCGATGGGCCGGGCGCTGCTCCGCGAACCCGATCTGCCGATGCGGATCGCCGCCGATCCGTCGACCACATCGCGGTGCACCCATTGCAATCTGTGCATGCCGACGATCTACAGCCACACGCGGTGTCCGATCCGAACCGGCGAGGTGCCGGCGTAG
- a CDS encoding TetR/AcrR family transcriptional regulator, whose translation MPTAATTPQATRERLLECAEELFAAQPYDTVSVRAICAAAGANVAAVHYHFGTKEDLVVALLDDRLVPRWATARATITPESTVPEIVDAVLAPFVGIQSDPLGRAHLHLLARLVADAPETRWPGQGLWTSLAEWSALLPHLDEATARARWALAFDLILAAFGRSDRKPLSDDALAALRGFVVAGLSAPTAPRPRGRTRSRKQPA comes from the coding sequence ATGCCCACCGCTGCGACGACCCCGCAGGCGACACGCGAACGCCTCCTCGAATGCGCCGAGGAACTGTTCGCCGCCCAGCCCTACGACACCGTCTCGGTCCGCGCCATCTGCGCCGCCGCCGGCGCCAACGTCGCCGCCGTCCACTACCACTTCGGCACCAAGGAGGACCTGGTCGTCGCCCTGCTCGACGATCGGCTCGTCCCGCGGTGGGCGACGGCGCGCGCCACCATCACCCCGGAATCGACGGTCCCCGAGATCGTCGACGCGGTGCTCGCCCCGTTCGTCGGGATCCAGTCCGACCCGCTCGGGCGCGCCCACCTGCACCTGCTCGCCCGACTCGTCGCCGACGCGCCGGAGACCAGGTGGCCCGGCCAGGGCCTGTGGACGTCGCTCGCGGAATGGAGCGCACTGCTCCCGCATCTCGACGAGGCGACGGCGCGCGCACGCTGGGCGCTGGCGTTCGACCTCATCCTCGCCGCCTTCGGCCGCAGCGACCGCAAACCGCTCTCCGACGACGCGCTGGCCGCCCTGCGCGGTTTCGTCGTGGCCGGCCTCTCCGCGCCCACAGCTCCCCGGCCCCGCGGCCGGACCCGATCCCGAAAGCAGCCCGCATGA